Within the Amycolatopsis sp. 195334CR genome, the region CCAGGATCTGGTCCGCCGCGCGCACCGTCGACAGCCGGTGCGCGATGACCAGTGCGGTCCGCCCGCGCAGCGCGTCGGTCAGCGCCTCCCCCACCGCGGCTTCCGAGGACGAGTCCAGGTGCGCGGTCGCCTCGTCCAGCACCAGCACCCGCGGCCGCGCCAGCAGCAGCCGCGCGATGGTCAGGCGCTGCCGTTCCCCGCCGGACAGGCGGTAACCGCGTTCCCCGACCACCGTGTCCAGTCCGTCCGGCAGCGCGGCGATCGTCTCGGCGAGCCGCGCCCGGCGCAGCGCGTCCCACAGTTCCTCGTCCTCGGCACCGGGCTGGGCGTAGACCAGGTTCGCGCGGATGGTGTCGTGGAACAGGTGGCCGTCCTGGGTGACCACGCCGACCGTCGACCGCAGCGCGTCGAAGCTCAGGTCACGGACGTCCACACCGGACAGCCGCACCGCCCCGGAATCCACGTCGTACAACCGCGGCAGCAACGAGGCGATGGTCGACTTCCCCGCGCCCGAGGACCCGACCAGCGCCACCATCTGCCCCGGTTCGGCGCGGAAGCTGATGCCGTGCAACACCTCCTCGCCACCACGACCGTCCACAGTGGCCACTTCCTCGAGCGACGCGAGCGAGTACCGGTCCGCCGCCGGGTAGCCGAACCGCACATCCTCGAACTCCACCGACACCGCGTCGTCGGCGGGCAGGCGCTTGGGTTCCGGCTTCTCCTTGATCATCGGGTCGAGGTCGAGCACCTCGAAGATCCGCTCGAACGACACCAGCGCGGTCATCACGTCCACCCGCACGTTCGCCAGCGCGGTCAGCGGCGTGTACAGCCGGGTCAGCAGCAGCGCCAGCGCGACCACCGTGCCCGCGGCGAGCTGCCCGTTCAGCGCGAGCCAGCCGCCGAGGCCGTAGACCAGCGCGAGCGCCAGCGCGGACACCAGGGTCAGGCTGGTCATGAACCACCGCGTCAGCATCGCCGTGCGCACGCCGATGTCCCGCACGCGCCCGGCCCGCGCGCCGAACTCGTCGGCTTCGGCCGCCGGACGGCCGAACAGCTTCACCAGGGTGGCGCCCGGCGCGGAGAACCGCTCGGTCATCTGCGTGGTCATCGACGCGTTCAGCACCGACGCCTCCCGCTGCAGCCCGGCCATCCGCCTGCCGATTCGCCGCGCGGGCAGCACGAACACCGGCAGCAGCACCAGCGCCAGCAGGGTCACCTGCCAGGACAGCGCCAGCATCACCACCAGGGTCAGCACCAGCTGGATCGAGTTCGTCAGCAGCCCGGACAGCGTCGCGGTGAACGTCCGCTGCGCGCCGATCACGTCGTTGTTCAGCCTGCTCACCAGCGCGCCCGTGCGGGTGCGCGTGAAGAACGCCACCGGCATGCGCTGCACGTGCTCGAACACCGCGCGCCGCAGGTCGAAGATCACCCCTTCACCGATGCGTGCGGACTGCCACCGCTCGGCCAGTCCCAGCGCGGCGTCGAGCACCGCCAGCCCGGCGATCGCCAGCGCCAGCCACACCACCACCGAGGCCTGCCCGCCGCCGGTGATCACGTCGATCACCCGGCCGGCCAGCAGCGGGGTGCTCACCGCGAGCACCGCGGAGATCACCGTGAGTCCGCCGAAGACCGCGAGCCTTCGCCAATGCGGCCTGGCGAACTTGGCCACCCGCTTGACCGTCCCCCTGGTCAGGCCCTTCGGCGCGGTCTCCGCCTGCATCGCGCCCATCATCAGCGACCACGTGTTCTCCATCTGCGCCCCATCCTTCGCCCCAGAACCTCAAGTAAAATAGAGGTTTTCACCGGATATGCCCTGGACAACAGTGAAATCCAACCCGTTGTTCCCAATCCAGCGGAATTCTTCCCGGTCCGCTCGGTAACCTGCATGCCACAAGACCGGTTTCCGTGGCGAAGGTGAGCAGAATCGCGTGGTCCGCACCGTTTCCGAGCGACTGCGGCAGCTCGTGTCCGCCCACCCGCTCGCCATCGACCTCGCGGTCTACTTCGCCTGTGCGGTCTACGCGCTGATCCTGGCCCGCACCAACGAGTTCTACGGCTTCCGCGTCTGGGGCAACTTCGCCACCGCCGCCTACGGGCTGGCCTTCGCGCACACCGCCTGGCTGCTGGCCACGCGGACGGGGCACCGGCACGGGTGGTGGCGCAGCCGCTGGGTGGGCGTGGCCGCGGTCGGCGTGGTCGGCATGCTCGCGCCGCTGCTCACCCTGGTCGTCCGGCGGCTGACCGGGGTGGACTGGCTGATCACGCCGTGGTCGTGGAGCGCGCAGCCCGAGGTCTGGGTGATCGAGCGTTCGGCGCGGCTGCTGGTCGAGACCGGCACCCCGTACGTGGACGTGCACGCGCTCGGCAGGCTGCCCGAGGTCAACGACTACACCCCCTACGGCCCGGTGATGACCGTGTTCGGCATGCCGAGGGCGCTGTTCGGCGACAGCCCGGTCACCGACGCGCGGCTGATGTTCGCGCTCACCGCCGCGCTGTGCGTGTGGGCGAGCCTGCGGCTGCTCGGCAGGCCGCGCGTCCCGGTGGCGGCCGCGCAGCTGGCGGTGGCCTTCCCGCTCACCGCGCTGACCTTCGCGGTGGCCGGGCCGGACCTGGCGATCATCGGCCTGGTGGTGCTGGGCACCGCGCTCGCGGCGACGGACCGCCACCTGCCCGCGGCGGCGGTGATGGCGCTGGTGGTCAGCGCCAAGCTGACCGCGCTGCCCGCCGCGGTGGTGGTCGCGGTGCTGATCGCCGCCCGGCTCGGCGCCCGCGCGCTCGGCACCGCGACCCTCGCCTTCGCCGGGGTGTGCGCGGTGGTGAACCTGCCCGTGCTGCTCGCCGACCCGGCCGCCTTCGCCGAACACGTGATCCGCTTCCCGGCCGGGCTCGGCGTGGTGGGCTCGCCGGCGACGAGCCCGTTCCCCGGCTACCTCATCGCGAGCACCGGCGAGGCAGGCCACGTGCTCGCCATCGCCCTGCTGGCCGCCGCCGCGCTGGCGCTGAGCTGGTGGCTGCTGCGCCGTCCCCCGGTCACCGGCGCGGACGCGATGTTCCGCATCGCCGTCGGGCTGGGCACCTCGATCCTGCTCACCCCCGCCACCCGGTTCGGCTATCTGGTGTACCCGGTGGCGTTGTTCGGCGCGATGCTGTGTTTTCCGCGCGAAACCCCGGACGAGCGGATTGTTACTTCTTCTTGACCCTGGTGGCCCCACCGCGCCCGCGAAGCTGCACGCCGGATTCCGAAAGCACCCGGTGGACGAATCCGTAGGACCGTCCGGTGGACTCGGCCAGCGCGCGAATGCTCGCGCCCTTCTCGTATTTCTTCTTCAGGTCAGCGGCCAGCTTGTCGCGCGTGTTACCGGTGATCCGCGCGCCCTTCTTCAGGTCAGCCACGTCTCTCCGCCTTCCGCATGAGCGTGTTCTGGGCCACATTCGACCCCTGCCGCCGCAATGATCGAACACTGAGCCGCGGAATGCCAGACGACAGGCGAAAAACATCCGGAAACCGGCCTGACATTGGGCCATTCCAGTGCCTGTCCCATGCTTGTTGAACATCAACTAAGCACATGATCAACCAGACAGGTGTTATCCCCGCGGAAGTACCTCAGGCCAGTTGCACGAGGTCCAGATAGTCGGCGGACCAATGGTCCTCGGTGCCGTCGGGCAGCAGGATCACGCGTTCGGGTTCGAGCGCCTCGACCGCGCCGGGGTCGTGCGTCACCAGCACCACGGCCCCGGAGTAGGTGCGCAGCGCGTCGAGCACCTGGGCGCGGCTGGCCGGGTCCAGGTTGTTCGTCGGCTCGTCGAGCAGCAGCACGTTGGCGGCGCTGGAAACCAGCCCGGCCAGCGCGAGGCGCGTCTTCTCACCACCGGAGAGCGTGCCCGCGGGCTGGTCCAGCTGCTCCCCGGTGAACAGGAAGGAGCCCAGCAGGTTCCGCAGTTCCTGCGCACCGGTGTCCGGCGCGAGGTGGCGGATGTTCTCCCAGACACTCGCGTCGTGGTCGAGGGTTTCGTGTTCCTGGGCGTAGTAACCGAGCCGCAGGCCGTGGCCGGGCACGGTTTCGCCGGTGTCCGGCCGCTCCATTCCGCCGAGCAGCCGCAGCAGCGTGGTCTTCCCGGCCCCGTTGAGGCCGAGTACCACCACTTTGGACCCGCGGTCGATGGCGAGGTCCACCCCCGTGAAGATCTCCAGCGAACCGTAGGACTTCGACAGCCCCTCGGCGGTGAGCGGGGTCTTCCCGCACGGCGCGGGCGCCGGGAACTTGATGTGCGCGACCTTGTCCGCCTGGCGCGTCTCGTCCAGGTTCGCCAGCATCTGCTCGGCGCGGCGGGCCATGTTCTTCGCCGCCACCGCCTTGGTCGCCTTGGCCCCGAGCTTGGCGGCCTGCTGCTGCAGCGCGGACGCCTTCTTCTCGGCGTTGGCGCGCTCGCGGCGGCGGCGCTTCTCGTCGGTGGCGCGCGCGTCCAGGTAGCGCTGCCAGGTCATGTTGTAGTGGTCCAGCTCGCCGCGGGTGGCGTCGAGGAACCAGACCTTGTTGACCACCTCGGCGAGCAGTTCCACGTCGTGGCTGATCACCACCAGGCCGCCGTCGTGCGCCTTGAGGAAGCCGCGCAGCCAGGTGATCGAGTCGGCGTCGAGGTGGTTGGTCGGCTCGTCCAGCAGCAGGATGGTGTCCGAGCGGCCGCTGGCGCCCGCCTCCGAGGCGGCGAACAGGATGCGCGCCAGCTCCACGCGGCGGCGCTGGCCGCCGGAGAGGGTGCGCAGGGTCTGCGCCAGCACGCGGTCGGCCAGGCCCAGGTTGGCGCAGATGCGCGCGGCTTCGCTCTCGGCGGCGTACCCGCCGCGGGCGGCGAAGCGCTCTTCCAGCCTGCCGTAGCGGCGGATCGCCTTGTCGCGCTCGTTCTCGTCGACCAGTTCGGACATCGCCGACTGGGCCTTCTCCATGTCGCGCAGCAGGGCGTCGAGCCCGCGCGCGGAGAGCACGCGGTCCTTCGCGGTGACCGACAGGTCGCCCTCACGCGGGTCCTGCGGCAGGTAGCCGAGTTCACCGGCGTGGCGGACCTCGCCGGCGTAGGGCTCGCCCTCACCGGCGAGCACCTTGAGCGTGGTGGTCTTGCCCGCGCCGTTGCGGCCGACCAGGCCGATGCGGTCGCCCTGCTGGATGCGCAGGGTGACGTCGGACAGCAGGATGCGGGAGCCGGCGCGCAGCTCGAGGCCGGAGGCCGTGATCAAGGGAAACTCCGAGGTGGGAGGGTGGATGTTCAGGACAGCGTCGACCTCGCCCGCGGTGCCTTCACGCGGGCGGCGCGCTACTCCAGGAGGATGTCCACCACCCCAGTGTACGGCCCGGTGTCCACCGGTTTACCCGGCCCATGACCGGGATCACCCTCCCGGCCCCGCACCGTCCACTCCGGACGGTGCGGGGCCGGGCGGTGGATCAGACCGGGCGAACCGGCCCGTTGCGCACTTCCTGGTGCACCTGGGCGGGCTTGGCCGCCGCCGCACCGGGGACATATCCGTTGATGTGCAAGGAAACCGCGCGGATCGCGCCGGAGTCGCCGCCGGCCACGTCCCTGGCGTGGAAGGTCCAGGTGCCGTCCACACCGTCGGCGATCAGCCCGGACAGCACCGCCGCCGGGCGCCACGACCCGGTGAACGGCGCGTCCGAGAAGGACACCGAGCTGAACGCCCGGGCCGCCGCGTCGGTGAAGACCACCTGGCACAGGTTGTTGCCCGAACTGCCGTTGCGCTGGAACACCACCGCCTGCGCGCCCGAGGGCGCGGTCAGCGTGCCGACCAGGTCACCGACGTAGGAGTGGCTCAGCCCCACCGTGGTCGAGGTCTGGTCGGTGCTGCAGGTGCTGCCGTCCGCCGAGAAGGTCAGCTTCGAGGCCCGGCCGACCCCGGACACCGTGATCGGCACGCTCACCCCGACCTGGTTGTTGTCCGGGATGGCCACCGGCGCACCGGCGTAGGCGAAGTCGCTGGCCACCGGCGACGGCTTGCCGACCGCCAGCGGGAACCGGACCGTGGTCGGCGAATGCGCCCCGGCGAAGCTCACCTTGGCGTCGAGCAGGATCGGCACCCCGAGTTCGTGGGTCGGCGGCACGGTGATGCCGAACTCGTTGATCCCGGTCTGCTTCGGGCTGATCGTGCCGTAGGACTTCGACCGCGGCGTGATGGTCACCCCGGGCGTCGGCGTGCTCAGCACCACGCTGGTGGACACCGACGCGCCGTCACCGGTGTTGGTCACCGGCAGGCTCAGCTTGGCGGTCTCCCCCGGGTCGAGGTAGCTGTCGGCACCGAGCACGGACGGCGCCCTGGCCACGGTCACCGGCTGCGGGCTGGCGCCGGTGTAGTCGAGCACCCGGTCGGCCAGCAGCACGCCCGCGCCGCTGAGCACGTCGGTCCCGGCCAGTTCGATGTCGGCGGCGGTGTTGACCAGCGCCTCCCGCATCTCCTTCGGGTGCAGCCCCGGATTGCCCGAGAGCACCAGCCCGGCGATCGCCGCCGCGTGCGGGGCCGCCGCCGAGGTGCCGTAGAACGTGGTGAACCCGCTGACGCTGGTGCTCACCCCGTCGGCCGCGGTCAGGTCCGGCTTCTGCCGCACCTCTCCCCCGGTCGCCGAGACGTCGCCCGGGGTGATCGGGGTGCCGTCGGATTCGTAGAAGACCCGGCGCGGGCCGTCCGAGCTGAACCGCTCGATCTGCGTGTTCGGGCCGAACGCACCGGGGAACGGGCCGGTCGGGTTGGCCGGGTCGCCCGGCTCCAGCGGCGAGCCGAACGGCTTGGCCGCCGGGGTGGCCGCCACGCTGTAGGCCTGTCGTGCGGCCGAATGGCCCACCGTCACGCCCGGCGTGGTGTAGGCCTTGAGGCCGTCCGCCGAGTCCTTGAAGCGGCCGCCGAGGCCGGACAGCGACAGGTACCGGTTCTCGCCGGAGTACTTGACCACGGCCAGCCGCAGCCCGGTGCCGCCGAACAGCGGGGTGTCGAGGCGCTCGTACGGGTCCTGGGTGCCGGTCTGGTTGTTCTGGCTCATCGCCACCACCGCGCCGGTGGCGTTGAACAGGTACAGGTCGTAGTCGTTGGCCGACCTGCCCACCGGGTCCGACCAGAACAGCGTGACCACCA harbors:
- a CDS encoding ABC transporter ATP-binding protein, whose protein sequence is MENTWSLMMGAMQAETAPKGLTRGTVKRVAKFARPHWRRLAVFGGLTVISAVLAVSTPLLAGRVIDVITGGGQASVVVWLALAIAGLAVLDAALGLAERWQSARIGEGVIFDLRRAVFEHVQRMPVAFFTRTRTGALVSRLNNDVIGAQRTFTATLSGLLTNSIQLVLTLVVMLALSWQVTLLALVLLPVFVLPARRIGRRMAGLQREASVLNASMTTQMTERFSAPGATLVKLFGRPAAEADEFGARAGRVRDIGVRTAMLTRWFMTSLTLVSALALALVYGLGGWLALNGQLAAGTVVALALLLTRLYTPLTALANVRVDVMTALVSFERIFEVLDLDPMIKEKPEPKRLPADDAVSVEFEDVRFGYPAADRYSLASLEEVATVDGRGGEEVLHGISFRAEPGQMVALVGSSGAGKSTIASLLPRLYDVDSGAVRLSGVDVRDLSFDALRSTVGVVTQDGHLFHDTIRANLVYAQPGAEDEELWDALRRARLAETIAALPDGLDTVVGERGYRLSGGERQRLTIARLLLARPRVLVLDEATAHLDSSSEAAVGEALTDALRGRTALVIAHRLSTVRAADQILVVEGGAIVERGTHSELLAADGRYAELHRTQFTSDPTPV
- a CDS encoding glycosyltransferase 87 family protein, with amino-acid sequence MVRTVSERLRQLVSAHPLAIDLAVYFACAVYALILARTNEFYGFRVWGNFATAAYGLAFAHTAWLLATRTGHRHGWWRSRWVGVAAVGVVGMLAPLLTLVVRRLTGVDWLITPWSWSAQPEVWVIERSARLLVETGTPYVDVHALGRLPEVNDYTPYGPVMTVFGMPRALFGDSPVTDARLMFALTAALCVWASLRLLGRPRVPVAAAQLAVAFPLTALTFAVAGPDLAIIGLVVLGTALAATDRHLPAAAVMALVVSAKLTALPAAVVVAVLIAARLGARALGTATLAFAGVCAVVNLPVLLADPAAFAEHVIRFPAGLGVVGSPATSPFPGYLIASTGEAGHVLAIALLAAAALALSWWLLRRPPVTGADAMFRIAVGLGTSILLTPATRFGYLVYPVALFGAMLCFPRETPDERIVTSS
- a CDS encoding helix-turn-helix domain-containing protein, with translation MADLKKGARITGNTRDKLAADLKKKYEKGASIRALAESTGRSYGFVHRVLSESGVQLRGRGGATRVKKK
- a CDS encoding ABC-F family ATP-binding cassette domain-containing protein — translated: MITASGLELRAGSRILLSDVTLRIQQGDRIGLVGRNGAGKTTTLKVLAGEGEPYAGEVRHAGELGYLPQDPREGDLSVTAKDRVLSARGLDALLRDMEKAQSAMSELVDENERDKAIRRYGRLEERFAARGGYAAESEAARICANLGLADRVLAQTLRTLSGGQRRRVELARILFAASEAGASGRSDTILLLDEPTNHLDADSITWLRGFLKAHDGGLVVISHDVELLAEVVNKVWFLDATRGELDHYNMTWQRYLDARATDEKRRRRERANAEKKASALQQQAAKLGAKATKAVAAKNMARRAEQMLANLDETRQADKVAHIKFPAPAPCGKTPLTAEGLSKSYGSLEIFTGVDLAIDRGSKVVVLGLNGAGKTTLLRLLGGMERPDTGETVPGHGLRLGYYAQEHETLDHDASVWENIRHLAPDTGAQELRNLLGSFLFTGEQLDQPAGTLSGGEKTRLALAGLVSSAANVLLLDEPTNNLDPASRAQVLDALRTYSGAVVLVTHDPGAVEALEPERVILLPDGTEDHWSADYLDLVQLA
- a CDS encoding S8 family serine peptidase; its protein translation is MTTAACFALVAGVLTPAAAAADPAVDGQDVQEKVFEQIAALQQLKRAQPPADAKVDSHLLVERDRRAQRLPAGELSALDTGAKVSDRGTVTVDVRATAVTGDLLAALGAAGAELRTVSEKAASIRAELPLDAVTGLAQRADVRFVEPAVQAMTAHQLSDPSARAPRSDDAPAQTKEQFAEKLEAELAQAEVGIQAGPITSEGDRAHNADTARQQFGVSGAGVKICALSDGVASLAASQAKGELPPSIDVLAGQEGSGNEGTAMLEIIHDVAPGADLGFATAFSSDAGFADNIRKLRFDAGCDIIVDDVLYFKESPFQDWIIAQAVNEVTADGALYFSSAGNEGNTSDGTTAHWEGDFADSGLQAGKFSGAAHDFAGAAGTQIFQPISDASSASVVVTLFWSDPVGRSANDYDLYLFNATGAVVAMSQNNQTGTQDPYERLDTPLFGGTGLRLAVVKYSGENRYLSLSGLGGRFKDSADGLKAYTTPGVTVGHSAARQAYSVAATPAAKPFGSPLEPGDPANPTGPFPGAFGPNTQIERFSSDGPRRVFYESDGTPITPGDVSATGGEVRQKPDLTAADGVSTSVSGFTTFYGTSAAAPHAAAIAGLVLSGNPGLHPKEMREALVNTAADIELAGTDVLSGAGVLLADRVLDYTGASPQPVTVARAPSVLGADSYLDPGETAKLSLPVTNTGDGASVSTSVVLSTPTPGVTITPRSKSYGTISPKQTGINEFGITVPPTHELGVPILLDAKVSFAGAHSPTTVRFPLAVGKPSPVASDFAYAGAPVAIPDNNQVGVSVPITVSGVGRASKLTFSADGSTCSTDQTSTTVGLSHSYVGDLVGTLTAPSGAQAVVFQRNGSSGNNLCQVVFTDAAARAFSSVSFSDAPFTGSWRPAAVLSGLIADGVDGTWTFHARDVAGGDSGAIRAVSLHINGYVPGAAAAKPAQVHQEVRNGPVRPV